From Drosophila yakuba strain Tai18E2 chromosome 2L, Prin_Dyak_Tai18E2_2.1, whole genome shotgun sequence, one genomic window encodes:
- the LOC6526354 gene encoding cytoplasmic protein NCK1, with protein sequence MLEHPQRFVRNIPDSSASSQQYPQQQHPPQLPQHQNLNLNQNQNQNQNQIYQYRPQVPVPVPGSPAHHQRHSSLSQQQQLHHHRTLSTASSCSAQHKSVTFGQPALDCGGNGSGSANGSGSGNSSSGSAAGNAGTQSMAGNMKHGKSQDDVCYVVAKYDYAAQGAQELDLRKNERYLLLDDSKHWWRVQNSRNQSGYVPSNYVKKEKPSLFDSIKKKVKKGSGSKTLPNCSPSRQIESPTMSRRLPPDPAEAIGTAVVKYNYQAQQPDELSLTKGTRILILEKSNDGWWRGQSGNSVGWFPSNYTTEDCDNDGEIHTYAMAENVLDIVVALYSFTSNNDQELSFEKGDRLEIVDRPASDPDWYKARNNQGQVGLVPRNYLQELNDYLATPYRNTSASAGNGNGGGSNGGAGGGGGSDSMERRNEGNKPAAQSSGQPIERPNLAGKSWYYGAITRSQCDTVLNGHGHDGDFLIRDSETNMGDYSVSLKAPGRNKHFRVHVEQNMYCIGQRKFHSLDQLVDHYQRAPIYTNKQGEKLYLVRSLPKANGT encoded by the exons ATGTTGGAACACCCCCAGCGGTTCGTGCGCAACATCCCCGACTCCTCAGCCAGTTCGCAGCAatatccgcagcagcagcatccgccACAGCTGCCGCAGCACCAGAATCTGAATCTCAACCAGaatcagaaccagaaccagaatcAGATCTACCAGTACCGTCCCCAGGTGCCCGTGCCCGTTCCCGGCTCACCTGCCCACCACCAGCGGCACTCTTCGCTctcgcagcaacagcagttgcaCCACCACCGCACCCTgtccaccgcctcctcctgcAGCGCCCAGCACAAAAGTGTGACCTTCGGCCAGCCAGCGCTCGACTGCGGCGGCAACGGCAGCGGTAGCGCCAACGGAAGCGGTAGCGGCAACTCCTCCAGTGGCAGTGCCGCCGGCAACGCTGGAACCCAATCAATGGCGGGCAACATGAAGCACG GCAAATCTCAGGACGACGTCTGCTACGTGGTAGCCAAGTACGACTATGCGGCGCAGGGTGCCCAGGAGCTGGATCTGCGCAAGAACGAGCGCTATCTGCTGCTGGACGACTCCAAGCACTGGTGGCGCGTCCAGAACAGCCGCAACCAGTCCGGCTACGTGCCAAGCAACTATGTGAAGAAGGAGAAGCCCTCGCTCTTCGACAG CATTAAGAAGAAGGTGAAAAAGGGCTCCGGATCGAAGACGCTGCCCAATTGTTCACCCTCGCGACAGATCGAGAGTCCAACCATGTCGCGCCGACTGCCCCCAGATCCCGCAGAGGCCATCGGAACGGCTGTGGTCAAGTATAACTATCAGGCCCAGCAGCCCGATGAACTTTCGCTGACCAAGGGCACCCGAATCCTCATCCTGGAGAAGTCCAACGACGGATGGTGGCGTGGACAGAGCGGCAATTCCGTCGGCTGGTTCCCCAGCAACTACACAACGGAGGATTGTGATAACGACGGCGAGATCCACACCTACGCCATGGCCGAGAACGTGCTTGATATTGTG GTCGCCCTATACAGCTTCACGTCGAACAACGACCAGGAGCTCTCGTTCGAGAAAGGCGATCGCCTGGAGATCGTGGATCGGCCCGCCTCCGATCCGGACTGGTACAAAGCTCGCAACAATCAGGGCCAAGTCGGTTTAGTTCCACGCAATTATCTCCAAGAGTTGAACGACTACCTGGCCACGCCCTATCGTAACACGAGTGCCAGTgcaggaaacggaaacggaggAGGAAGTAATGGCGGAGCCGGGGGTGGCGGAGGAAGTGACTCCATGGAGCGACGCAATGAGGGTAATAAGCCGGCGGCGCAATCCTCTGGCCAGCCAATTGAGCGGCCAAATCTGGCGGGCAAGTCGTGGTACTATGGAGCCATTACCCGCAGCCAGTGCGACACGGTGCTCAACGGCCACGGGCACGATGGCGACTTCCTCATCAGAGACAGTGAGACTAAC ATGGGTGACTATTCGGTTTCGTTGAAGGCCCCAGGGCGCAACAAGCACTTCCGCGTGCACGTGGAGCAGAACATGTACTGCATTGGGCAGAGGAAGTTCCACTCGCTGGACCAACTGGTCGATCACTACCAAAGAGCGCCCATCTACACAAACAAGCAGGGCGAAAAGCTGTATCTGGTGCGATCGCTGCCGAAGGCCAATGGCACGTAA